CCGGGTGCCCTGTGGTAGCGTCAGACACAGGCGGGCTATCAGAAATCGTAGAGCACGAGAAGACGGGGGTAAAGGTCTACCCAAATAACCCAGATTCGCTTGCTTGGGGCATCTTAAGGGTGTTGGAGTCGAAGGATCTTGCGGAGCGGCTGAAGAAGAATATGCGGGAGAAGGTTGAGCGGGAGTATAGGTGGAGCACCATAGCACAAGCCACAAAAGCCGTCTACCAAGAAGCCCTCAGCCTACAGTAAAGAGAGTAATGTTTATGCTCTATTTGTGGGTTAGAGGTTTTAGTGAGGTATCTCGTGAAGCAAAGTGAAGCAAATCATCAACCCCCTTCCCTAGACCTGCGAAATTGGCTAACTTTCGTGAAGCGGTGGGATATAATTGTAGATAGCCTCTGGATCATCCCTGAACGAGATAGTAGCGGCGCTATGGGTGTTCTTCACCACGGCGAGTTTATACCCCAGATACCTAGGCAAGCCATCTTAAGATTCACCAGATCCTACGATCTAGTCGTAGACCCATTTGTTGGCTACGGCACGACGCTCGTAGAATGCCAGAGGCTGGGGAGGAATGGTATAGGTGTTGAGTTAGAGCCCCAGATAGCTGAGGTGGCTAAGAGGAGGCTCTGTGAAGAGCTCAACCCCTACGGGGTGAGGGTTGAGGTGGTAGAAGGGGATAGCAGAGAAATCGATTTCCAACATCTACTCGCTGAAAGAGGGTTTAGCGAAGCGTCTCTAGTTATAGCGCACCCACCCTACCACGACATCATCAAATACGGTAAAGACCCAAGAAACCTAGCAAACGCACCAACATTAGAAGATTTCCTCCACTCATACGGTAAGATCCTCGATAATGTGCTGACCGTCTTAGCCAAAGGCGGATATTACGTGCTCGTCATAGGAGACAAATATGCGGAAGGCGAGTGGGTCCCACTTGGATTCTACACATTGAGTGAGACGCTTAAAAGAGGTTTGAAGCTCAAAGCCATATGCATCAAAAACTTCGAAGAAACCTTAGCCAAGCGAAAACAGATACATCTCTGGAAGTATAGGGTGCTGAAGTCAGGCACTTTCTTCTTCAAACACGAGTACATCATCTTCTTCCAAAAATTTTGATCAGATGTAATCCTTTATGCTTGTTTGGCTGAGTGCTCCTCTAAGGATGGTGCTGTGCTGAATCCAGCTTTGGAGAGGTACTTTCAACAAGCCTTTGGCGAATCTTAAGGCTTCCTCTAATGTGTCGAAGATCCGCGGCTTAGTCTTGAGCGCTGCTCTGATACTCTCCCTAACATTCCAGACACCAACTGGGAGTATGTAGTCTGGGTATATTTCGCGGAGCGCTAGGACTGTTGCTTGGCGCCTCATTCTGCTGAGCGCTTCGGTTGCTGCTAGCCTCGTTGAGTAGTAGCAGCCGCCTATCGAAGGATAATCTTTCCGCCCCCAGTAAGACTCGTAGTCACCCATGATGGCTGGTTTAGGTGAAGCGCCCTCTGGGTTCCAAGGTGTACCTGGAAACCAGGCTTCTATCCACTCGAAGCTCCAAGGTTTAGGTATAAGAATCACTATGTAGAGGTTGCCGATGTTCTTGAGGTAGAAGACCATATACTTATCTACAGTTGGGTGATTCTTCACCTCTTTGACGAGCACTTCGGAGATGATGCTGTCTACTGCTGTTATACTCCACCTTGTTGGAACGAGCCTCCTCCTCTTCCCCTCACCGAACATACCTAGGCTAAAGGCACGCTGTATTCTTGTGACCAGCACCCCCTTCTTATAGAGTTCTGCAACAGCTTCAGCAGCCTTCAGATCCCTATCATAGTACGCTTTCTCTATCCGCCTATCTACGCTGCTATCTGAAGCTTTAAATGAACGTAGGGGTGCTGAGGGTCCGAAGGGTTGCGCGATATCCGATAATATAAGCATCTTCAGAGGCTTCTTTTCGAAGACCGCCTCCGCATCCACCGCTTTCACACTCATCGCAAGCTCCTGTAGCGTAGCCAGCAGCCTATGCCCGGTTGAGGCTGCCTTAACTTCGAGCCTACTCTTCCCCCTAACCAAGCTGTACCTGAAGCTTACGATCTCCTCTATCCCCTTACCCAACCACCACTCAGGCGTATCTAAGAGAACTGTGTCGCCGTAGAAGTTGGGGAGGAGGGGGCCAACGTACACCTTGGGGTAGCCTATGCGCCCGACGAAGGCCGCTGGTGGTGTGGAGCCCGCTATCTGCTCACGGTCTAAACCTCCTTTAACCCTCACAAGCGCTTCAGCCTTCACCACTATGGGGCATCTGGCTTTTCCGCAGAGCATTCTAGCCCCTCTGCACGCCAGGCATAGGGTGGGGTAGAGCCTACCTGAAACCCTAACACCCTCTCCTAGAGCCTCCACTACATCACGAGGCAGAATATCTCCTAGCCCCCCACTCCCCACCATCACATAACCATAGAGCATTAGAAGTTGATTAATCTTTAAACCGTGAGCATAGGAGTTGGAGTGGGTAATTCAGCGATAGCTTTGGCTGCCTTGCTCCGCTTGTTCTTGGAGAGCTTCATCATCAGATCGTAGGCTGATTTGAACTCTTGAAGCGGCTTCGCCTCAACAACCCTATCCTTAATCATTCCGTTAACTATCTCCTCAGCCAACTCACTTCTGACCAAAACTGCAGACCAGCCGTCTAACCCCACCCCACCAGCTGAGACATCAGCGTCTTCAGCCGTAAAATCGTCGCAGAATTCGCACGCTCTTCTCACGTAGCCCTTTATATCCTTGAG
This genomic stretch from Nitrososphaerota archaeon harbors:
- a CDS encoding DNA methylase; this encodes MKQSEANHQPPSLDLRNWLTFVKRWDIIVDSLWIIPERDSSGAMGVLHHGEFIPQIPRQAILRFTRSYDLVVDPFVGYGTTLVECQRLGRNGIGVELEPQIAEVAKRRLCEELNPYGVRVEVVEGDSREIDFQHLLAERGFSEASLVIAHPPYHDIIKYGKDPRNLANAPTLEDFLHSYGKILDNVLTVLAKGGYYVLVIGDKYAEGEWVPLGFYTLSETLKRGLKLKAICIKNFEETLAKRKQIHLWKYRVLKSGTFFFKHEYIIFFQKF
- a CDS encoding glycosyltransferase family 4 protein, yielding GCPVVASDTGGLSEIVEHEKTGVKVYPNNPDSLAWGILRVLESKDLAERLKKNMREKVEREYRWSTIAQATKAVYQEALSLQ